From the Solanum lycopersicum chromosome 10, SLM_r2.1 genome, one window contains:
- the LOC101268726 gene encoding uncharacterized protein — translation MAKCLSFTASRDRFYRYFFSFSGLRSVTTDLEDGTTMHCWIPKVDEPTKPNLFLVHGFGANAMWQYSDLLRHFTPHFNVYLPDLLFFGASSTKRPERTESFQATCVKKLMEVHGVVRTSLVGISYGGFVGYSLAAQYPEAVERLVLCCAGVCLEEKDMKDGLFQVSDLDEAASILLPQTPEKLRELMRFSFFKPVKVMPSYFLSDFIDVMCNDYVNEKRELIQNLLRDRQLSNLPKISQSTLIIWGEQDRIFPLELGYRLQRHIEGNAELVVIRNAGHAVNLEKPKEFTKQLKAFLVDN, via the exons ATGGCGAAATGCCTTAGCTTCACAGCTTCAAGAGATCGTTTTTATCGATATTTCTTTTCGTTTTCTGGGCTTCGTTCTGTAACAACAGATCTTGAAGATGGAACGACAATGCATTGTTGGATACCTAAAGTTGATGAACCAACAAAACCTAACCTCTTTCTTGTTCATGGATTTGGTGCCAATGCAATGTGGCAATATAGTGATCTTCTACGACATTTTACTCCTCATTTTAATGTCTACCTTCCTGATCTCCTCTTCTTTGGTGCCTCCTCCACCAAACGCCCTGAAAGGACCGAGAGTTTTCAAGCAACATGTGTTAAGAAATTGATGGAGGTTCATGGTGTTGTTAGGACGAGCCTTGTAGGTATTAGTTATGGAGGGTTTGTTGGTTATAGCCTTGCAGCTCAATATCCAGAGGCAGTCGAGAGATTGGTCTTGTGTTGTGCAGGTGTTTGTTTAGAGGAAAAAGATATGAAAGATGGATTGTTTCAGGTTTCTGATTTGGATGAAGCTGCTAGCATTTTATTGCCACAAACACCTGAGAAACTAAGAGAATTGATgcgtttttcattttttaagcCTGTTAAAGTCATGCCTTCCTACTTCCTTTCTGATTTTATAGAC GTGATGTGCAACGATTATGTAAACGAGAAAAGAGAGCTCATACAAAATTTACTAAGAGATAGACAACTTTCCAATCTACCTAAGATTTCCCAG TCGACGTTGATTATTTGGGGAGAACAAGACAGGATATTCCCATTAGAACTGGGGTACAGACTGCAGAG GCATATAGAAGGGAATGCTGAGTTAGTAGTTATCAGAAATGCGGGGCATGCAGTCAACTTGGAGAAACCAAAGGAGTTTACTAAACAATTGAAGGCATTTCTTGTTGATAATTGA